From a region of the Candidatus Melainabacteria bacterium genome:
- the topA gene encoding type I DNA topoisomerase has protein sequence MVKSLVIVESPAKAKTISKILGKDFTVKASIGHVRDLPRNKLGVNVRKNFEPMYEILHDKEAIVEELRDAAKAADKVFLAPDPDREGEAIAWHLSEVLDLPGKKLHRIEFNEITKDAVLAAMKSPRKIDKNLVDAQQARRVLDRLVGYKISPLLWRKVNGKSAGRVQSVAVRLICEREAEVESFEPKEYWSIKAELARPKSKQSFIAPLNKYNGKRIIAASDKATAQSMVIDSEKQAKKIVSELSKEDFVVTAVTEKTSQRSPLPPFITSTLQREAATHVGFAVKKTMQIAQSLYEGVELPEGPVGLITYMRTDSTRVSPQAQEEALKYITERFGKDYCPDKPRIYSRKAKSMQDAHEAIRPSGVERTPESIKSYLSNDQFKLYKIIWERFMASQMASAEILTRAVEITAGQALFRASASEIKFAGYTIVYNRPKTNDPDSESTGEQGSEDEAQNLPDLSKGEALKLKEVLPGQHFTQPPPRYSEASLVKTLEELGIGRPSTYAATVATIVDRKYVEKQQKTLIPTKLGKAVNLLLVEHFGSIVDVGFTAEMEEKLDQVEEDKVDWHGMLKLFYQPFNETLKKAEENMNKVVILTDQKCPLCGQAMAQRSSRFGQFLGCIGYPECKTKIALTRDGLPVPEDRPSEEICKTCGSPMLIRYGRYGDYLACSKEECTEQRPILKVTGVLCPREDCDGQIVEKKSRRGKIFYGCSNYSQNQCTSAFWYPPLISGGPGGGNLCPTCNTMLVYKTLKRGDQIACSNKECTFAQLVTGEEKYAGQQQPAKPEEAAAPTPVKV, from the coding sequence ATGGTTAAATCGTTAGTTATAGTCGAATCCCCCGCCAAAGCAAAAACGATCAGCAAGATCCTTGGAAAAGATTTCACGGTGAAGGCAAGTATCGGACACGTGCGAGACCTGCCTCGCAATAAGCTGGGCGTCAATGTCAGAAAAAACTTCGAGCCGATGTATGAAATATTGCACGACAAAGAAGCGATAGTCGAAGAGCTGCGCGACGCAGCGAAAGCAGCAGACAAAGTCTTCCTGGCGCCCGACCCTGACCGCGAAGGGGAAGCGATTGCCTGGCACTTATCTGAAGTGCTGGATTTACCGGGCAAGAAGTTGCATCGCATCGAGTTCAACGAAATTACAAAAGATGCTGTACTGGCGGCAATGAAGTCGCCTCGTAAGATAGACAAGAATCTTGTCGATGCGCAGCAAGCTCGACGCGTATTAGATAGATTAGTCGGCTACAAAATCTCGCCGCTTCTCTGGCGCAAGGTGAACGGCAAATCGGCTGGCCGTGTGCAATCTGTTGCCGTTCGTCTGATCTGCGAGCGCGAAGCAGAAGTTGAAAGTTTCGAGCCGAAGGAATACTGGTCAATTAAAGCCGAACTGGCAAGACCTAAGTCCAAGCAGTCTTTCATAGCGCCGTTGAACAAATACAACGGTAAACGCATCATCGCTGCATCAGACAAAGCTACCGCTCAGTCGATGGTTATTGATTCTGAAAAGCAGGCAAAGAAGATTGTTTCAGAGCTGAGCAAGGAAGATTTCGTAGTCACTGCGGTGACGGAAAAAACCAGTCAGCGCTCACCGCTGCCACCGTTCATCACTTCTACGCTACAACGTGAAGCCGCCACACACGTCGGTTTCGCTGTGAAGAAGACTATGCAGATTGCCCAGTCTCTCTATGAAGGGGTTGAACTTCCTGAGGGACCTGTTGGTTTGATCACCTACATGAGAACCGACTCTACACGCGTCTCTCCGCAAGCCCAGGAAGAAGCGTTGAAGTACATTACCGAGCGATTCGGCAAAGACTATTGTCCGGATAAGCCTCGCATATACTCTCGCAAAGCCAAGAGCATGCAAGACGCTCACGAAGCGATTCGCCCATCTGGAGTAGAGCGTACACCTGAATCGATCAAGTCGTATCTATCGAACGATCAATTCAAGTTGTACAAAATCATCTGGGAAAGATTCATGGCAAGCCAGATGGCTTCAGCAGAAATTCTCACCAGAGCTGTTGAGATTACCGCTGGACAAGCGCTTTTCCGTGCTTCTGCTTCTGAAATCAAATTCGCTGGTTACACGATAGTCTACAATCGCCCGAAGACCAATGATCCCGACTCGGAATCAACTGGTGAGCAAGGCAGCGAAGATGAAGCGCAGAACCTGCCTGATTTGAGTAAGGGTGAAGCGCTGAAGTTGAAAGAAGTTCTGCCCGGTCAGCACTTCACTCAGCCTCCACCGCGATATTCGGAAGCCAGTCTGGTAAAGACTCTGGAAGAACTGGGCATCGGTCGTCCATCTACGTATGCGGCTACGGTAGCAACAATCGTTGACCGTAAATATGTGGAAAAACAACAGAAGACCTTGATTCCAACGAAGCTTGGAAAAGCAGTCAATTTGCTGCTTGTCGAGCATTTCGGTTCGATTGTCGATGTTGGTTTCACAGCCGAAATGGAAGAAAAGCTCGACCAGGTTGAAGAAGACAAAGTCGACTGGCACGGCATGCTCAAGCTGTTCTATCAGCCTTTCAATGAAACGTTGAAGAAGGCCGAAGAGAACATGAACAAGGTCGTCATTCTGACAGACCAGAAGTGTCCTCTTTGCGGACAGGCTATGGCTCAGCGTTCTTCACGTTTTGGTCAATTCCTTGGCTGCATCGGGTATCCTGAATGTAAAACCAAGATCGCGCTTACCCGCGATGGTTTGCCGGTTCCAGAAGATCGTCCAAGCGAAGAAATTTGCAAAACTTGCGGCTCGCCGATGTTGATCCGTTACGGAAGATACGGAGACTACCTGGCTTGCAGTAAAGAGGAGTGCACCGAGCAACGTCCGATTCTCAAGGTCACTGGTGTTCTTTGTCCACGCGAAGACTGTGATGGTCAGATTGTTGAGAAGAAATCCAGAAGAGGAAAAATCTTCTACGGCTGCAGTAACTATTCGCAAAACCAGTGCACATCTGCATTCTGGTATCCGCCTTTGATCTCAGGCGGTCCTGGAGGCGGCAATTTGTGCCCGACTTGCAATACGATGCTCGTCTACAAAACCTTGAAGCGCGGCGACCAGATCGCTTGCTCGAACAAGGAATGTACTTTTGCACAGCTTGTTACAGGCGAAGAAAAATACGCCGGTCAACAACAGCCTGCAAAGCCCGAAGAAGCGGCTGCGCCTACTCCCGTGAAGGTGTAG